A window of Thermococcus sp. MV5 contains these coding sequences:
- a CDS encoding hydrogenase maturation protease, with the protein MGALILALGNELMKDDGVGLKVGRILAKKGCNVLEVGTDIFKLQRYYNGEEKIIIIDAILSDKYKPGEVIHLEGDGIFEKLKAEIRSAHFMGAIDGLRLLMAIDERLAKAEIHFVGIVAKEIDLGMELSEEVKSSIPNIINIVESIVK; encoded by the coding sequence ATGGGCGCTCTAATCCTTGCTCTTGGTAATGAACTTATGAAAGACGATGGAGTGGGGCTAAAGGTAGGAAGGATTTTAGCCAAAAAAGGATGCAACGTCCTTGAAGTTGGAACCGATATATTCAAGCTTCAGCGTTATTATAACGGCGAGGAGAAGATAATAATTATCGATGCAATTTTAAGTGATAAATATAAACCTGGGGAAGTCATTCATCTGGAGGGAGACGGGATTTTTGAAAAGCTGAAAGCTGAAATAAGGAGCGCTCATTTTATGGGCGCTATTGATGGACTTAGGCTTTTGATGGCCATTGATGAAAGGCTGGCCAAAGCGGAGATTCACTTTGTTGGAATTGTCGCTAAAGAAATTGATCTTGGCATGGAGCTTAGTGAAGAGGTGAAGAGTAGTATTCCTAATATTATTAATATAGTAGAGTCAATTGTGAAATAG
- the hydA gene encoding NADPH-dependent hydrogenase/sulfhydrogenase 1 subunit alpha: protein MYIPITVDHIARVEGKGGIEIVTSDEGVKEVKLNIIEGPRFFEAITIGKKLDEALAIYPRVCSFCSAAHKLTALEAAEKAVGFTPRPEIQDLRDLLYIGDMIESHALHLYLLVLPDYLGYSNPLAMIDKYKKEIEYAMALKNIGSKTMDYLGSRAIHQENAILGGFGKLPTKRQFEELKRELKEVLPMAEYTVELFAKLEQYKEVKDEEMVHMAVKPRNDVYGIYGDYIKVSDGFEFPVEDYKEYVVEKVVEHSFAKHSLYKDKPFMVGAISRIVNNADLLYGKAKELYSQYRDLLRYDNCFANNFAQALELVYFVERAIDIIDDILAKWPIKERDEVELKDGFGVSITEAPRGLLVYALEVKNGKVNYADIITPTAMNLAIMERHVRLMAEKHWQDDPEKLKLLAEMTVRAYDPCISCSVHVVKL, encoded by the coding sequence ATGTACATTCCGATTACAGTTGATCATATAGCCCGTGTGGAAGGAAAAGGTGGAATCGAGATAGTAACAAGCGACGAAGGGGTTAAAGAAGTAAAGCTCAACATAATAGAAGGTCCTAGGTTTTTTGAGGCCATAACCATAGGCAAGAAACTTGACGAGGCATTAGCAATTTATCCAAGAGTATGTTCTTTTTGTTCTGCAGCTCACAAGCTTACCGCCTTAGAGGCTGCTGAGAAAGCCGTAGGTTTCACACCAAGGCCTGAGATACAAGATCTGAGAGATCTATTATATATCGGGGATATGATAGAAAGTCATGCTCTGCATCTGTACCTCTTAGTCCTTCCTGACTACCTTGGTTACTCAAATCCTCTCGCCATGATTGACAAATATAAAAAGGAAATAGAATATGCTATGGCCCTCAAAAACATAGGCTCAAAGACAATGGATTACTTGGGTTCAAGGGCAATACACCAAGAAAACGCTATCTTAGGAGGTTTTGGAAAACTTCCAACAAAACGCCAATTCGAGGAGCTTAAGAGGGAATTGAAAGAAGTACTTCCAATGGCAGAGTACACGGTAGAACTATTTGCAAAACTTGAGCAATATAAGGAAGTTAAAGATGAGGAAATGGTTCACATGGCTGTGAAACCAAGAAACGATGTTTATGGGATATACGGAGATTACATTAAAGTTAGTGATGGGTTTGAGTTTCCTGTAGAGGACTACAAGGAGTATGTAGTGGAAAAGGTAGTTGAACACAGCTTTGCAAAGCACTCCCTTTACAAGGACAAACCCTTCATGGTTGGTGCAATCTCAAGAATAGTCAATAATGCTGACCTTCTCTATGGGAAAGCAAAAGAACTCTACAGCCAGTATAGAGATCTCTTAAGATACGACAACTGCTTTGCTAACAACTTTGCTCAAGCATTAGAGCTTGTATACTTTGTAGAGAGAGCAATAGACATAATTGATGACATTCTCGCAAAATGGCCTATAAAAGAAAGGGACGAAGTCGAGTTAAAGGATGGTTTTGGAGTAAGCATCACAGAGGCTCCAAGGGGTTTACTGGTTTATGCCCTTGAAGTCAAAAATGGAAAAGTTAACTATGCAGATATTATAACCCCAACTGCAATGAATCTTGCAATAATGGAACGCCATGTTAGATTAATGGCAGAAAAGCACTGGCAAGATGATCCTGAAAAGCTTAAATTACTTGCAGAGATGACTGTTAGAGCATACGATCCGTGTATCTCATGTTCTGTTCATGTTGTTAAACTTTAA